In Chaetodon auriga isolate fChaAug3 chromosome 7, fChaAug3.hap1, whole genome shotgun sequence, a genomic segment contains:
- the taf15 gene encoding TATA-binding protein-associated factor 2N isoform X1: MATDSGYGGSQSYGSYGGQQSGQGYGQGNGGSSYGGQSYGGYGQQGVTPGGYNQPQQQSYDNYSGQDSTGYGDKTYGQQASYGGQSQGGDSYGQQSSYGGQGQGGGGGSGGGGYGRWSEGDSGGQGGRFGRDQGDRSDGGGYRGRGRGGYDRGGYDRGGYDRSGGYDRGGYDRGGRGGPPGMGGGDRGGYKNYGGSRDYGSRDEPAGEQDNSDNNTIFVQGLGEDATVQEVGDFFKQIGIIKVNKKTGQPMINIYSDKATGRPKGEATVSFDDPPSAKAAIDWFDGKEFNGKPIKVSFATRRAEFTQRGGRGGGRGGFRGRGGGGGPNFDIKGGDWPCPNSSCGNMNFARRQECNKCGAPKPGDAGFGGGDRGSRGGYGGDRGGGGYRGRGGFRGGDRGGYGGGGGGGGFGGGYKMGGRGERRDDRRDRPY, translated from the exons ATGGCCACTG aTTCAGGCTACGGTGGCTCGCAAAG CTATGGATCATATGGCGGTCAGCAGAGTGGACAG GGTTATGGCCAAGGAAATGGCGGTAGCTCTTATGGGGGACAGAGTTATGGTGGCTATGGACAGCAAGGTGTGACGCCAG GCGGATATAATCAGCCTCAACAACAGAGCTATGATAACTATAGCGGACAGGACTCGACTGG GTATGGAGACAAGACTTATGGGCAGCAAGCTTCCTATGGTGGCCAGAGCCAAGGGGGCGACAGCTATGGACAGCAAAGTTCTTACGGTGGCCAGGGACAAGGTGGAGGGGGTGGCAGTGGCGGCGGTGGCTATGGAAGATGGAGTGAAG GTGACAGTGGCGGTCAGGGTGGAAGGTTTGGACGTGACCAAGGAGACCGCTCAGATGGAGGGGGCTACAGAGGCCGAGGCCGCGGTGGCTATGACCGTGGTGGTTATGACCGTGGCGGCTATGACCGCAGTGGTGGATACGACCGTGGCGGATACGACCGTGGCGGAAGAGGTGGACCTCCTGGTATGGG aggtGGTGACCGTGGTGGCTACAAAAATTACGGTG GCTCTCGAGACTACGGCTCAAGGGATGAACCAG CTGGTGAGCAGGACAACTCTGACAACAACACAATCTTTGTCCAGGGACTGGGAGAAGATGCCACGGTTCAGGAAGTGGGTGACTTCTTCAAGCAAATTGGTATCATAAAG gTAAACAAGAAGACTGGCCAGCCAATGATAAACATCTACTCTGACAAGGCCACCGGTCGGCCAAAGGGAGAAGCTACAGTGTCCTTTGATGACCCGCCCTCTGCCAAAGCTGCTATTGATTGGTTTGATG GCAAAGAGTTCAATGGAAAACCCATCAAAGTATCATTTGCCACTCGCAGAGCTGAATTCACACagagaggtggaagaggagggggacgAGGAG GTTTCAGAGGTCGTGGCGGTGGAGGAGGACCTAACTTTGACATTAAGGGAGGGGACTGGCCCTGCCCCAACAG cTCTTGTGGCAACATGAATTTTGCACGGCGGCAAGAGTGTAACAAGTGTGGCGCACCCAAACCAGGAGACGCAGGATTTGGAGGTGGAG ATCGTGGAAGCAGAGGTGGTTACGGCGGCGACAGAGGCGGCGGCGGCTACAGAGGCCGTGGAGGTTTCCGTGGGGGAGACCGTGGAGGCtatggaggaggtggtggcggaggaggatttggtgggGGCTATAAAATGGGAGGAAG AGGTGAACGTAGAGACGACAGAAGAGACCGGCCATACTAA
- the taf15 gene encoding TATA-binding protein-associated factor 2N isoform X2, with protein MITIADRTRLGMETRLMGSKLPMVARAKGATAMDSKVLTVARDKVEGVAVAAVAMEDGVKVTVAVRVEGLDVTKETAQMEGATEAEAAVAMTVVVMTVAAMTAVVDTTVADTTVAEEVDLLVWGSRDYGSRDEPAGEQDNSDNNTIFVQGLGEDATVQEVGDFFKQIGIIKVNKKTGQPMINIYSDKATGRPKGEATVSFDDPPSAKAAIDWFDGKEFNGKPIKVSFATRRAEFTQRGGRGGGRGGFRGRGGGGGPNFDIKGGDWPCPNSSCGNMNFARRQECNKCGAPKPGDAGFGGGDRGSRGGYGGDRGGGGYRGRGGFRGGDRGGYGGGGGGGGFGGGYKMGGRGERRDDRRDRPY; from the exons ATGATAACTATAGCGGACAGGACTCGACTGG GTATGGAGACAAGACTTATGGGCAGCAAGCTTCCTATGGTGGCCAGAGCCAAGGGGGCGACAGCTATGGACAGCAAAGTTCTTACGGTGGCCAGGGACAAGGTGGAGGGGGTGGCAGTGGCGGCGGTGGCTATGGAAGATGGAGTGAAG GTGACAGTGGCGGTCAGGGTGGAAGGTTTGGACGTGACCAAGGAGACCGCTCAGATGGAGGGGGCTACAGAGGCCGAGGCCGCGGTGGCTATGACCGTGGTGGTTATGACCGTGGCGGCTATGACCGCAGTGGTGGATACGACCGTGGCGGATACGACCGTGGCGGAAGAGGTGGACCTCCTGGTATGGG GCTCTCGAGACTACGGCTCAAGGGATGAACCAG CTGGTGAGCAGGACAACTCTGACAACAACACAATCTTTGTCCAGGGACTGGGAGAAGATGCCACGGTTCAGGAAGTGGGTGACTTCTTCAAGCAAATTGGTATCATAAAG gTAAACAAGAAGACTGGCCAGCCAATGATAAACATCTACTCTGACAAGGCCACCGGTCGGCCAAAGGGAGAAGCTACAGTGTCCTTTGATGACCCGCCCTCTGCCAAAGCTGCTATTGATTGGTTTGATG GCAAAGAGTTCAATGGAAAACCCATCAAAGTATCATTTGCCACTCGCAGAGCTGAATTCACACagagaggtggaagaggagggggacgAGGAG GTTTCAGAGGTCGTGGCGGTGGAGGAGGACCTAACTTTGACATTAAGGGAGGGGACTGGCCCTGCCCCAACAG cTCTTGTGGCAACATGAATTTTGCACGGCGGCAAGAGTGTAACAAGTGTGGCGCACCCAAACCAGGAGACGCAGGATTTGGAGGTGGAG ATCGTGGAAGCAGAGGTGGTTACGGCGGCGACAGAGGCGGCGGCGGCTACAGAGGCCGTGGAGGTTTCCGTGGGGGAGACCGTGGAGGCtatggaggaggtggtggcggaggaggatttggtgggGGCTATAAAATGGGAGGAAG AGGTGAACGTAGAGACGACAGAAGAGACCGGCCATACTAA